A window of Bactrocera tryoni isolate S06 unplaced genomic scaffold, CSIRO_BtryS06_freeze2 scaffold_83, whole genome shotgun sequence genomic DNA:
taatttttgatactttatcTTTCGTTTCCAATGGGATTCATCACACATtgatattttttacttcaagAAATTGTCTATTTTGGTGTATTAGAATAGGTTATGTTTTAGTTCAGTTTTACAAGTCTTGAGACAAGGTacaaaagtaagaaaatatacatatataatttttaccattttaatttatatgcgATATGAAAAGTTAGGACAGGCGCCTCTAATATAAAGTTTAAGTGTTCAAATTTTTAGAGGCgtcttttttactttgaaagtttttactctgtttattaattgaaatataaaagctTCCCaatataactcacttaaatctACTCAtgtaatatgcatatattacatatatttcgcaaaatattaattatttttaaagtgccggttttaatttttaaattctcatTTAACTACAGCGACCAATATCAATCAATTGGCCATAACATCGGTGTCTTCAAAGTATTCTGCCTTTTTGGTACTTTAAGGTTGCCCATACTAAAATGTTTCACCTAAAACATTTCATTAACTTCTCTTTGATTTCTAAGAATTATACATTCGACCGACAACGAAAGCCAGCTGTTACTTCTGTAATCAAACTATGTTGAAGTAACTATAACGATAACATCTGTAgaaacatatttgcatatgcTGCAATTTAAACTTTATGTTGCTTTTCTTGATGAAATTCTACTAAAtactttgtttttaatataaaaaaaactaataaaaattattcaatagaaaaataatgaagaagcCATGCCAAAGAAGAAAATGTTTACTAATAATTTCTAAGCTAGTGAAACTCCTCCCTTGAACATGTTAAAGGGTGGAATAAAACAACTATCCATTTGCCTGTCACATAAATGAATACAACCTTATTTATAGAGGACTTGTTTTGCTTATTGTAcgttaataaaaacatatgcaGAGGGGGTGTGAATAAGAACCCATAGAAAAACGAGTATTGTGATGCATCGAACTTTGTGCGTTTCTGGTTGGTTGCGTGGAATCGTTTTTGAATAGTTGCATTGGCGTTACACAtaactgtgtatgtgtgtttacttTTTCTCGCTGTCGTCAATGTGTCTGAGATTTTGTTTTCGTTAACAGTTCGGCTTCGTTGCTCTTAGTGATATTCGTACAATCGTTTGAATTTCCGCGCACAATGAATGTTAAGAGATAAACGTTGTTTAAACGTGTggttgttaaaattaaatttgatatttcGCCGTCGGAGAACAAGTGTAAATTATAATacacaacaaataaaacaagtggatgtttttgttgtcaataaaatgcattttcaatCGAAATAAGTAAAACCGTGTGGTATTAATgttcagttttttattattgaattatGCCAAGACCTCCGAGGGAATCATATGGCGATCAAAAGCCCCCGTATTCATATATATCCTTAACGGCTATGGCTATTTGGAATTCACCCGAAAAAATGTTACCTCTGAgtgatatttataaatttataattgatCGTTTTCCATATTATCGGAAAAACACACAACGCTGGCAAAATTCCTTACGGCATAACCTCAGTTTTAATGATTGCTTTATAAAGGTTCCTCGAAGACCAGAACGGCCAGGCAAAGGTGCTTACTGGGCTCTTCACCCACAAGCAATTGATATGTTTGAAAATGGTAGCTTACTACGGCGTCGGAAACGCTTCAAACTACACAAGCACGATAAGGATTATTTGAAAGAAGAACTAGCTACATGGGCAAATCTTAATCGTTTCTTTTTTACTCCACAAAATACGTCAACATCAGCAGAATTACCATTAGTTAATGACTCTTCCCTATATTTAACTAATGTAGCAAATATAGCTAAATTAACTCAATGTTCTGTTGGAAACACGCAGTCTATCACAAATTTTGCATCTACTGCTATATCATTAGGATATCCACAAGTAACAATGTCAACAAATAGTGATACAACATTCTCGAATATATTACATAGTTCCCAAGTAATATCACCAATCATGGATGGATCAACCATTATTAACAAATCTCGACAAAAACGTTCTTTTACTATTGAAAGTCTAATAACACCCGATAAACTTGATTCAAAGTCTATAAAAGGCATTAACAGTTACGATAAATCTATTACCGAAAGACTGGAAACAGAAACACTAAAACAGAATAGTGCCACCTTACACAGTTCCATATTCAGTGCTGAAATGAATCATCAACCCCTTCCTCCGCTGCACACGATTACTGGAAGTACCCACATGCCCCTTCTGCATTATAATAGGTCAGAAGCTAATTGTATCAATTTGGATCCTTGCTTTAATTCTACAACAGTTTACGATATTCCGCTGCATCCAATATTAATGATGAAATCTCCGCTTGGAAATTTACAACCGTTATATTTTGCAAATGTTGATATACCAACAAACCAACACACATCATCTAATTCACGACAGAGTTCCAGCCTGCGAACTGCATGACATCATTAGTTATAATCGTCTATAGTTGAAATAAACTGGAGTCATCTTCTTTAGTTCCTAATGGCTGTTATTCACATAtgtaatgtattatttttaaaataatttttaatatatttcactctgtatataatatttaatactaaaaaaccaatcattaaaaaaacatgATTTTAAGAAACAAATACTcaccaattaaaatttaataaaaacatttctaGTCTACAAACATTTTAGTTATGtgagtatattaaaaattgtaatgttTCTAATGTTTATGATACGAAATTCgaatatattaattaatcaCATTTTTGAAATAGCAAAACAATTTCTGACTAAAATACTGATAATTTAGCCGACGGCAAATCAAAATATCAACATTAACAGGCGTAATTAAAAACTACAGtattattttatgaagattAGCAAATATGTTAACTATTGTATATCTTAGAGTTTTATTGCGGATTTTGAAAATAGTAGGCGCCTTTAACCGGTTGTTTAATTCTTCAATATTGTAAAATCTCAGATAAAAATTgactaaaattatatacaacacGCATATATTCTCATAAATTCAGATAATAAATACTATTAATTTAATTGCTAATTAAATGTTTGCAACACTTTTTAAACCAGAATAAGAAGACTACGTTTCATTAAGAACTGAATTTTAaaactgtaattaaaattacatcctttttaaaagtacatattttatataagtgtATATTTCTGCTGGTgctgtttcactaaattttttaaggttcGTAGGTTACCTACCATTAAGTTAACTTTGtccttattatttatttatttttgattagtCCAACTAATTGGGTGGACTTAATATGAATATCAAGCTTTTTAAGGATCCGGGAATTtgtactttcttaaattttttatttataatttcaaaaaatattagcacatatatatttaggaGAAAAATATTACCATTTATAAATTCCTCTAAAACAAGATAATTGCTATCAATTACTTGTTTACTTAATATTGAAgcgaataaaattattattggtCATACTAACGCAGTATGAAAACTTGAAGCAATGAACTCCATCATTTTCTGAAGTTTCTCCCTAGCAAAAATCCTCCCTTATTGCAAGTTCAAAATTATGTAgactcataattttttaaaatcttttacagaataacatttaaaacatataaatagtTATACAAATATCACATAATATAATgctgaaaatgtttattaaactcttttttcaagttaaaataatttttatttataagacTATACCTTGAAATTGCTTTTCATTAGGCCCTTCAAATTTTCAGTAAacttgttatttaaaaaaatggtaaaaagatGTATAATAAAAGTTGTGGGCTAATGAGATTCGAACTAGAGGTATGAAAATTCATGTGAAAATGGATTACGGGAAAATTAtaatgtatctacatatattacatacatttgaACGAGTGTATTAATTCTTTCAATTTATCATAAACAACTCTTATTCTGGggatattaaaaatgaaaattgcgacaatatatacatatattgccttACCATAAAAAGAGAGAAATTCGATGAAAAATTAGTCGTTATTTTTTACACTCTTGCgatatgttgctacagagtatctTAATTTTGTTAACCTAATGGTTGAATGTATCTCCTAAAAcaaatcgagatagatatggggctatatatacatataaatgatcaggatgacgagccGAATTGAAATCCAGGTAACTGCATCTCTGTCCGTCCGTACGTTCAAGCTCTAACTtgcataaaaattaagatacatTGATGAATGGTTCTTTGACACCATAAGAAGTTTGATATTGTAGATAGGCGTCATCGGATCACTGCCATGCCCATCAAAAACCATTATGAAGTATaattgtcataactaagccgtaaattaagataactcaaatttGGTACGACAAGACTTTATTGAGCTCAGACTACATTTGGATGAAAATACATATCTCTACCAAATTCGGTATATTACATTCTTCTGACATTCCTGCGTTATAATACAATAATGGGAAATATCTAACCACAACCAcacatttttccaatataacacaATTTGAAATTGCATTTGATTCTTTCATGTTTCAGTATACAAAGAAAGCaccaattaatataatgggataaaactttgcatgaaTAATGCCTTGAAGTGAGCCATTTTATAagcaaacttttttcaaatcgaaCTGAAACTGTTTAAGTTCCaagataccgaatatgtagtAGATCCCAGTGTTTAGAGtcgattttatatacatacatagccctatatctatctcgattcgttttagatgatacatacaaccgttaggtgaacaaaactactaatcactgtagcaacatgttgcaagaatataaaaacgtattaaagtttattttttttcaacggCCTAAACTTATAACAGAACTTACTAAGAAGGAGAAGATCGAccttttttatgagtcggtatCAATACCAGCTTCTTGTAACTCCAACTTTCGATGGTtcagtagtatatatgtatgtatgtactttaggaatataccatatatgtatgttgctaAGTAATCACAAACTAAAacattaacaagtaaggaagagctaaattCGGGGGCCCTCTCGTAAGGTTCAAGGCCTTACaggtgttggcaaaactttacAAGTATATTAAACAACGTTGCGTATaattcaacattcattattcTACGATTCACTTATTTTGCTTCATATCCGAGTTATTAAAATTAGTGACAAAAATAAACTCAAccacatatactaaatttaatatattataaatttgaaaaaaaaaaatcaagcagTGATacgaaatttattatattcgAGATAATGGTTTAAAATATTGTCTAGACCGAATTAATTCATATGCTTCGTTAAACCACATGAGGTTTATGAAAAATGAACATatcagatacatatgtatattaaccaACTTAAACGATTTCAAGTCAGctagaaaatcaaaaatcattatatgggATATATTTGGGCTAGAGGAAATATTTACCCGATTATTCCATTttgagtttcatcaagatacctcgtcacttaaaaatatacaagtatcAAGCGGATGTTGGaaatccttatattaggtatatgtggGCAAGGGGAAATATGGAAGCGTTGTTTTCCAGTTTGGAGAACATGATATATTATTTCCAGAAAACGATGCTTTCTGACTtgcattaaggtacctcactgATCTACCTAAATTTTGGGTAAAAAGTCAGCCACAGCCACTATTCTATGTATTTCAGAAATTGGAAGATTATTGTCTGATTTCGACAATTTGTCGACAAAAGATCTCATACCTTAAATACACTTTGCACAAATGTTTTTGTTCTATAGCATCATTGGCAAAAAACAGTAAAGTCTGTACCAACAtattgcgagagtatgaaaAGGCAATGggttaataattttgaaaaacgaaattgaGATATGTAATGGTAGTTTATAACACCTGAAACTGATCGAGATAAATATTGTCTTATATTAGTATGTAAGTATAATGATCAGGTTCACCCAACCACCTTAACGGTTTAATATTCTTATTTCTCAACCTACTAATCATATAGCTTCGTTTAccgtgaaaaaatttgaaatctaATAATAATCATTCCCAGTGTGATATTCTAACCCTGAagcattaaatataattttaatatagaaCATTAGGATTGAATGTGAATCGATAAATACACGActaaaattttaaccaaattagttttaaaaataaaattagacttcattttaacaaaattaagcgAACGTTTATACGGTTTTTATACACCAAAATTTAACCGAGTCGGACTGGatgttttaatttaatcacGTGTGGGAGGGAAATGTCTTGAATTTTATACATACAGTAGCGGACAGTGAAATCCGGACAACTAAAAAATGATAGTTTTTCCTTAatatttcagtggaatgtttaaattttttattttaaaacaataatatatatttaatacattaGTATTAAGCGTAAAAAAAGTCAGTGTAGTCGATTTcacttataacttttttttttaaatttattttagatattGTATCATTTTGGTAGCTAGAAATATTAacagtgataatttttttttacattagaGAAATGATTTTatagttttagttaaaataaatattaatctaTACAAAGACAttctttttagtattttgtcaaacctcctttgttttttataacGGTTTTTATACGCTCGGGCATTGAATTTATGAGGTTTTTTATTGTTCCTGCTCCAATACCGTTATACCACGTTTCTTCGAGAATTCTATCCAAGTCTGCTAAATTCTTTGGTCTCTTCTGTGCCACCTGAGCATTCATTATAAACCAAAGGTTCTCAATGGGATTGAGATCCGGACTGTTACCTGGCCACTCCAAAGTCGAGACCCCGATATTTGATAAATAATTCTTCAccttaaagaaagaaaaaatgataagtatgaaatttgtaattaaaactaTTGCAATAAACTCtagttgtacaaaaaaatggataaatattattttggcaCTATGGCAGGGCGCAGAGTCATCCTGAAAAATAAGGACATCCGCTCTTGACAAATGGTTTTCCATTGCAGGTATGAAATTTGTTTCAAGTATCTCCTGATACTTATTCCAATTGACGGTTCCTTCTATTAGGGC
This region includes:
- the LOC120781989 gene encoding fork head domain-containing protein FD4-like: MPRPPRESYGDQKPPYSYISLTAMAIWNSPEKMLPLSDIYKFIIDRFPYYRKNTQRWQNSLRHNLSFNDCFIKVPRRPERPGKGAYWALHPQAIDMFENGSLLRRRKRFKLHKHDKDYLKEELATWANLNRFFFTPQNTSTSAELPLVNDSSLYLTNVANIAKLTQCSVGNTQSITNFASTAISLGYPQVTMSTNSDTTFSNILHSSQVISPIMDGSTIINKSRQKRSFTIESLITPDKLDSKSIKGINSYDKSITERLETETLKQNSATLHSSIFSAEMNHQPLPPLHTITGSTHMPLLHYNRSEANCINLDPCFNSTTVYDIPLHPILMMKSPLGNLQPLYFANVDIPTNQHTSSNSRQSSSLRTA